The following coding sequences lie in one Plasmodium sp. gorilla clade G2 genome assembly, chromosome: 11 genomic window:
- a CDS encoding calcium-dependent protein kinase 7 translates to MGIQTEKDKEKEHQKNNFKICSKKFETDELEVLKKIYKELGSRSGSSYIDKETFLQFFPLPGLWGERLFLKFNFKNTGFIDFEEFIIGIAICCRGTKSDKINVLFDIFDLNADGFIQKSEMVAMLSNIPYIHKLKNIFFNKDKRKNMYDDDYTKDDDNADDENGDAIVDSNVGTNSDANVDIDADADVEYNDSDSDDFTIDDDEEVDSLDDISDSFSSVYEDEDEYSNNNNNNNNNNNNIENVNISSDNKNVEENNAGNCSKCIKQKKNKALNANLNNKRNSNGNNNSLNVKELAKKIRKEEKRKFVKKLRELNAVHLYKDNQLSHKKERKKKNKDPNVSTNSPFFKSESEDYNSSSSNNTDAFVHDHIKYINKYKKKSLKNEVKKNGHKYKDATNAYISSTTDSSTSNESNYNISNDEFESCSSNKDHRDLCSSDTSDSFISIYGYLIKNRRRKNTKERDHQSKEKDKKDQDVKGKIKADDNIKRKDKSIDDAKEKEQIKCEAKNRDHKIKEEISEGKENLKHKDVEKNKDGEKEEGKCDEKENEEENKIKKEKCFTRNDINIYKKEKKKEKKMNKLYVNEFCLPSKTARSILNDEENNKPSDKNVDVEAIVDIMLEECEFLDNDKITLIQFKSVIHKYDFFLYIFFNCLHEDIWGLQGNVLYGRDYISNFVIKSENFKNKEIEQDEDDAITEELYFKIRQLFIVQAPDYDCVNDDLCVNFLNTKNVEEDIKEEYDDDDDEEEEELDKEYKKDGGDKKDNIEKEDEEYIKNNFSKDKNDSSVNKKKLKNENNAKLVSFVSEVKTGEENIVDKDKIKEYEKDKHDKKNVNSSFESEHEDLKSQFVNMKEKKKKTLKEKDELNNMKEDNKMHKKLQEYDKKSIHNIENENKNKNEIQNVNQNVNQNVNQNVNQNVNQNVNQNVNQNVIQNVNQNVNQNEIQNENSKDNNILKEKNSYEDDIGKPKVINNEINKNIDNFSENVLDLSYDEKLLKLSSNGTNKKKELNNEDDNNNNNNNNNNNKNFDESQTIQEFQNDNKKNVVEEENILINQKKSSYNMKEDPINIQVDMKNNINMNILINRMNDVNGINNEQKKNDVAKRNKHNTNRNEQMNKKDISDNNNNSTIINNNMINLNNDLLNIENTENKNRYECDFNLLTNQLNDIFSKEIVEFIQASKISFNINDVCKERNLQMKKERLQKARRNYLKNNKNNLNISLNYQRQKKYPFNKLFLEELQKDEKNKEIKKTEEQVTDVSCFEYNQNGVFSNKVEQTKTNTNVLTINNENNEEDIKQNEKDINEQTVEIEKKEDNNTLTNKLNKKKSFSGLKLQNIEKMDILEKFGLSYKKSEKISLGCSIFHNKVEEKRASFNKNQDGIEEDIKKGDLNDEKVKKNDINDDKAKKNDINDDKAKKNDINDDKAKKNDINDDKAKKNDINDDKAKKNDINDDKTKKNDINDDKTKKNDINDDKSKKNETNDDKTKKNETNNDKITNQKSISDKDSTKKKNSSVSALNKMDSLKKEESSSNDMESSYYSNKKKKKYDLTKKHGKDINLYSCPNCKGPFLMCPNCHCRYPRFCVNDNKIAMECEYCDCEHCYFYNCIYCNFDFQKCLDMIKKNSLKEGILYKIGKHLHQFKARYYILFDNLLYYYDKKRNLKPRGFMFLEGCYVELIAKNDNINKYGFSICHKGMKQVQKRNLYVNTLEERDEWVQALYSSTKQNTLYNLYELHEQLGQGKFSTVYRGINKQTNSEFAIKVIDKRSVSIYEKELLRSEISILRLLRHPNVIYLKEIINTKETLYISMELVKGGELYDFLLAETRLSEIHANKIITQLIKTVAYLHRCGIIHRDIKPENILLTDKSRDAQIKLTDFGLSTLCAPNELLKEPCGTLAYVAPEVITLQGYNHKVDAWSIGIILYLLLSGKLPFPINKNTEMNIQKNYVLNFKDYIWKSISSSAKDLISKLLELNVEKRISANEALEHIWVKNPTAVINENSFIYKNEEINILNLQDVSVSTFNIPRYTPLHIEDEKNTEEVENKEQIFNIHENNIICENNDSIDEPVIPLPYSGAPIKEHINDKKNIHNISSSIEDISMNKQENLIYESINKDISNPNKNLSQIAADQNNENQNEQSNLNTCNNKINETKRSSTDANAVQINDSANKEHEK, encoded by the exons atgggTATCCAAACAGAAAAGGATAAAGAAAAGGAAcaccaaaaaaataattttaaaatatgtagCAAAAAATTTGAAACAGATGAATTAGAAGTCCTAAAAAAG aTATATAAAGAACTAGGTAGTCGATCTGGCTCAAGTTATATTGACAAAGAAACTTTTCTTCAATTTTTTCCTTTACCAGGGTTGTGGGGAGAaagattatttttaaaatttaatttcAAAAATACTGGTTTTATAGATTTTGAAGAGTTTATAATAGGTATAGCAATATGTTGTCGAGGGACAAAGAGTGATAAGATAAATGTATTGTTTGATATATTTGATTTGAATGCAGATGGGTTTATTCAAAAATCTGAGATGGTAGCTATGCTATCTAACATTccttatattcataaattaaaaaatatattttttaataaagataaaaggaaaaatatgtatgatgatgattatacaaaggatgatgataatgcagatgatgaaaatggaGATGCTATTGTAGATTCTAATGTAGGTACTAATTCAGATGCTAATGTAGATATAGATGCAGATGCAGATGTAGAATACAATGATAGTGATAGTGATGATTTTACTatagatgatgatgaagaggTAGATAGTTTGGATGACATCAGCGATTCTTTTAGTAGTGTTTATGAGGATGAAGATGAATATTCaaataacaacaacaacaataataataataataataatatagaaaatgtgAATATAAGTtcagataataaaaatgtagaaGAGAATAATGCAGGAAATTGTAGTAAAtgtataaaacaaaaaaagaataaagcATTAAATGCAAATTTAAATAACAAGAGAAATTCcaatggtaataataattcattaaaTGTAAAGGAGCTAGCCAAAAAAATacgaaaagaagaaaaaagaaaatttgtAAAAAAGTTAAGAGAATTAAATGCagtacatttatataaagataatcaACTAAGtcataaaaaagaaagaaaaaagaaaaataaagatcCAAATGTTTCCACGAATTctcctttttttaaaagtgaAAGTGAAGATTATAATTCTTCATCAAGTAATAATACAGATGCTTTTGTTCatgatcatataaaatacataaataaatataaaaaaaaaagtttaaaaaatgaagttaaaaaaaatggacaCAAATATAAAGATGCAACAAATGCATATATATCCTCAACTACAGATAGTTCTACAAGTAACGAaagtaattataatataagtaATGACGAGTTTGAAAGTTGTAGTTCAAATAAAGATCATAGAGATTTGTGTTCTAGTGATACGTCAGATTCATTTATTAGTATATATGgatatttgataaaaaatagaaggagaaaaaatacaaaagaaaGGGACCACCAAAGTAAGGAGAAAGATAAAAAAGATCAAGATGTAAAGGGAAAAATAAAAGcagatgataatattaaaaggaAAGATAAATCAATAGATGATGCtaaagaaaaagaacaaataaaGTGTGAGGCAAAAAATAGAGACcacaaaataaaagaagaaatatcagaaggaaaagaaaatttaaaacACAAAGatgttgaaaaaaataaagatggagaaaaagaagaaggaaaatgtgatgaaaaagaaaatgaagaagaaaacaaaataaaaaaagaaaaatgttttacaagaaatgatataaatatatacaaaaaagaaaagaaaaaagaaaaaaaaatgaataaattatatgtaaacGAATTTTGTCTACCATCAAAAACTGCTAGAAGCATCttaaatgatgaagaaaataataaacccTCAGATAAAAATGTTGATGTAGAAGCTATCGTTGATATTATGTTAGAAGAATGTGAATTTTtagataatgataaaataacaCTTATACAATTTAAAAGTGTTATTCATAAATatgatttctttttatatatcttttttaattgCTTACATGAAGATATTTGGGGCTTACAAGGAAATGTTTTATATGGTAGAGATTATATAAGTAACTTTGTTATAAAATctgaaaattttaaaaataaagaaattgaGCAAGATGAGGATGATGCTATTACagaagaattatattttaaaataagacAACTTTTTATAGTTCAAGCACCTGATTATGATTGTGTGAATGATGATCTGTGTGTAAACTTTTTAAATACAAAGAATGTGGAAGAGGACATAAAGGAAgaatatgatgatgatgatgatgaagaagaagaagaattaGATAAAGAGTATAAAAAAGATGGTGGAGACAAAAAGGATAACATAGAAAAGGAGgatgaagaatatataaaaaataattttagtaAGGATAAAAATGACTCAtctgtaaataaaaaaaaactaaaaaatgaaaataatgcaAAATTAGTTAGCTTTGTTAGTGAAGTGAAAACAGGAGAAGAAAATATTGTTGACAAagataaaattaaagaatatgaaaaagataaGCATGATAAGAAGAATGTTAATAGTTCCTTTGAAAGTGAGCATGAAGATTTGAAGAGCCAATTTGTAAATatgaaagagaaaaaaaagaaaaccttaaaagaaaaagatgaattgaataatatgaaggaGGATAATAAAATGCATAAAAAATTGCAAGAGTATGATAAGAAGAGCATtcataatatagaaaatgaaaataaaaataaaaatgaaattcaAAATGTAAATCAAAATGTAAATCAAAATGTAAATCAAAATGTAAATCAAAATGTAAATCAAAATGTAAATCAAAATGTAAATCAAAATGTAATTCAAAATGTAAATCAAAATGTAAATCAAAATGAAattcaaaatgaaaattcaaaggataataatatattgaaagaaaaaaattcttaTGAAGACGATATAGGAAAACCTAAggtaataaataatgaaataaataaaaatatagataattttTCTGAAAATGTATTGGATTTGTcatatgatgaaaaattGTTAAAATTGTCATCAAATGgtacaaacaaaaaaaaagaattaaacaatgaagatgataataataataataataataataataataataataaaaattttgatgAATCTCAAACAATTCAAGAATtccaaaatgataataaaaagaatgttGTTGAAgaggaaaatattttaattaaccAGAAAAAAAGTTCATACAATATGAAAGAAGATCCAATAAATATTCAGGttgatatgaaaaataatattaatatgaatattcttattaataGGATGAATGATGTGAATGGTATTAATAAtgaacaaaagaaaaatgatgTTGCTAAAAGGAATAAACATAATACAAATAGAAATGaacaaatgaataaaaaagatatttcagataataataataatagtactattattaataataatatgattaatttaaataatgatttattaaatatagaaaatacaGAAAATAAGAATAGATATGAATGTGATTTCAATTTATTAACAAATCAacttaatgatatattttcaaaagaaATTGTTGAATTTATTCAAGCATCTAAAATtagttttaatattaatgatgtttgtaaagaaagaaatttacagatgaaaaaagaaagacTTCAGAAAGCTCGTAgaaattatttgaaaaataataagaacaatttaaatatatctttaaatTATCAAAGGCAAAAGAAATAtccttttaataaattattcttAGAAGAATTGCAAaaggatgaaaaaaataaagaaattaaaaaaacagaAGAACAAGTAACTGATGTATCATGTTTTGAATATAATCAAAATGGTGTTTTTAGTAACAAAGTAGAACAAACTAAAACAAATACAAATGTCTtaacaataaataatgaaaacaatgaagaagatattaaacaaaatgaaaaagatataaacgAGCAAACCGTAGAAATAGAAAAgaaagaagataataatactcttactaataaattaaataaaaaaaaaagtttttcAGGATTgaaattacaaaatatagAGAAAATGGATATATTAGAAAAGTTTGGGTTGTCCTATAAAAAAAGTGAAAAAATTAGTCTGGGTTGTTCCATATTTCACAATAAGGTAGAAGAAAAGAGAGCATCTTTTAATAAGAATCAGGATGGAATTGAAGAAGATATAAAGAAAGGAGatttaaatgatgaaaaggTAAAGAAGAATGatattaatgatgataaagCAAAGAAGAATGatattaatgatgataaagCAAAGAAGAATGatattaatgatgataaagCAAAGAAGAATGatattaatgatgataaagCAAAGAAGAATGatattaatgatgataaagCAAAGAAGAATGatattaatgatgataaaacaAAGAAGAATGatattaatgatgataaaacaAAGAAGAATGatattaatgatgataaatcAAAGAAGAATGAaacaaatgatgataaaacaAAGAAGAATGAaacaaataatgataaaataaccAATCAAAAAAGTATTAGCGATAAAGACTCaactaaaaagaaaaatagtAGTGTAAGTGCATTGAATAAAATGGATAGtcttaaaaaagaagaaagttCAAGTAATGATATGGAAAGTTCTTATTATTctaataagaagaaaaagaaatatgatttaacaaaaaaacatggaaaagatataaatttatattcatgTCCTAATTGTAAAGGTCCATTTTTAATGTGTCCGAATTGTCATTGTAGATATCCAAGATTTTGTgttaatgataataagatAGCAATGGAATGTGAATATTGTGATTGTGAgcattgttatttttataattgtatatattgtaattttGATTTCCAGAAATGTTtagatatgataaaaaagaattctCTTAAAGaaggtatattatataaaataggaAAACATTTACATCAGTTTAAAGCTagatattacatattatttgataatttattatattattatgataaaaaaaggaatttaAAACCTAGAGGATTTATGTTTTTAGAAGGATGTTATGTTGAATTAATTGCaaagaatgataatattaataaatatggtTTTTCTATATGTCATAAAGGTATGAAACAAGTACAGAAAcgtaatttatatgtaaatacaTTAGAAGAAAGAGATGAATGGGTCCAAGCTTTATATTCATCTACAAAAcaaaatacattatataatttatatgaattacATGAACAATTAGGTCAAGGTAAATTTTCAACAGTTTATAGAggtataaataaacaaacaaaTTCTGAATTTGCCATTAAGGTTATTGATAAAAGATCTGTAtctatatatgaaaaagaattattaagaAGTGAAATATCTATATTAAGATTATTAAGACATCCAAATGTTATATacttaaaagaaataattaatacaaaagaaactttatatatatctatggAATTAGTTAAAGGGGGAgaattatatgattttttattaGCTGAAACAAGATTAAGTGAAATTCAtgcaaataaaattataactcAATTAATAAAAACAGTAGCATATTTACATAGATGTGGTATTATACATAGAGATATTAAAccagaaaatatattacttaCAGATAAATCAAGAGATGCTCAAATAAAATTAACAGATTTTGGTTTATCAACATTATGTGCTCctaatgaattattaaaagaaccATGTGGAACATTAGCATATGTAGCACCAGAAGTTATTACTTTACAAGGTTATAATCATAAAGTAGATGCATGGTCTATtggtattatattatatttattattaagtgGTAAATTACCTTTCcctattaataaaaatactgaaatgaatatacaaaaaaattatgtattaaattttaaaGATTATATATGGAAAAGTATATCTTCATCAGCCAAAGATCTTATATCAAAACTATTAGAATTAAATGtagaaaaaagaatatcaGCAAATGAAGCTTTAGAACATATATGGGTTAAAAACCCTACTGCtgtaataaatgaaaattcttttatatataaaaatgaagaaattaatattttaaatttacaAGATGTTAGTGTTAGTACATTTAATATACCAAGATATACACCTTTACATATTGAAGACGAAAAAAATACAGAAGAGg